One window of the Torulaspora delbrueckii CBS 1146 chromosome 6, complete genome genome contains the following:
- the TDEL0F00580 gene encoding uncharacterized protein (similar to Saccharomyces cerevisiae YML053C; ancestral locus Anc_1.503): protein MLLDYGEFAGLSARNQPVKRNYDQREQDPLPQPCPKRLKGELTNDWWQLKEDAVPKERTEDLGFLTPAATPAEGGFTATQQKASSPYSEAEDYMVQGYYQDNLLAYERRPCVESLQYNLYDTTPEEFELIDDEDEHENETRMDNAYISWQPATNDTVNDESYDIDM, encoded by the coding sequence ATGCTACTAGACTATGGTGAGTTTGCTGGTCTGAGTGCGAGAAATCAGCCGGTAAAGAGGAACTACGATCAAAGAGAGCAGGATCCGTTACCGCAACCATGTCCCAAAAGGCTCAAGGGCGAACTGACAAATGATTGGTGGCAGCTAAAGGAGGATGCAGTGCCAAAAGAACGAACCGAGGATCTGGGTTTTCTTACTCCGGCAGCTACTCCAGCAGAGGGCGGGTTTACAGCAACACAACAGAAGGCTTCGTCGCCTTATTCCGAGGCAGAGGACTATATGGTTCAAGGTTACTATCAGGATAATTTACTGGCGTATGAAAGACGGCCCTGCGTCGAATCTTTGCAATATAACCTCTACGATACAACTCCTGAAGAGTTTGAGCTTATagacgatgaagacgaGCACGAAAACGAAACTCGCATGGACAATGCGTATATTAGTTGGCAGCCCGCGACTAACGACACAGTTAACGACGAATCCTACGATATAGATATGTGA
- the SUR7 gene encoding Sur7p (similar to Saccharomyces cerevisiae SUR7 (YML052W); ancestral locus Anc_1.501), with amino-acid sequence MGPLFRSLFRLVTLLFFAGNTLLLILIIISGATNSNAVDGFYWVQGDTSNIPNAPSLTRWTFWGACSVQDGSTHCGGNLSPAYPISPVDNFGTQSNVPDKFISNRDSFYYLTRFSFCFFWIALAFIGVSFLLYIGSWCSYGFSQVVWILTSVGCLFNVTAVVLQTAASVMARDAFSDADRATRLGSDLFGIAWASVALCLIEFVATFIEYLRKFKSTVIRDHEKELQKIEEPRPVGSKNWFFSSKNESYPAEEPIVTNTDPYAQNNANATAAAVPQENQHKGINFFTIRKTQKVTHDDDSV; translated from the coding sequence ATGGGTCCACTTTTCCGTAGCCTTTTCAGGCTAGTCACTTTATTATTTTTTGCTGGTAATACATTACTTCTAATCCTTATTATCATTTCTGGTGCTACGAACAGTAATGCCGTGGATGGATTTTATTGGGTTCAAGGTGATACCAGCAATATTCCAAATGctccttctttgacaagATGGACTTTCTGGGGTGCTTGTTCAGTACAAGATGGTTCGACCCATTGTGGTGGTAACTTATCTCCAGCTTATCCCATTTCCCCTGTTGACAATTTTGGAACTCAGAGTAATGTCCCAGACAAATTTATCTCTAATAGAGACTCCTTCTATTACTTGACCAGGTTTTCattctgtttcttctggATTGCTTTAGCCTTTATTGGTGTCTCATTTTTACTATACATTGGTTCATGGTGTTCTTACGGTTTCTCTCAAGTCGTGTGGATTTTAACCTCCGTGGGATGTTTGTTTAACGTCACTGCTGTCGTTCTGCAAACTGCTGCCTCTGTTATGGCAAGAGATGCTTTCTCCGATGCTGATCGTGCTACTCGTTTGGGTTCGGACTTGTTCGGTATCGCTTGGGCGAGTGTTGCTCTATGTTTAATCGAATTCGTCGCTACTTTCATTGAATATCTCAGAAAGTTTAAGTCTACGGTGATTAGAGATCATGAaaaagaattgcaaaaaattgagGAACCTCGTCCCGTCGGCTCTAAGAATTGGTTCTTTTCCTCTAAGAACGAATCCTACCCAGCTGAAGAGCCTATTGTGACCAACACTGATCCATATGCCCAAAACAACGCCAATGCCACAGCTGCCGCCGTGCCACAAGAAAATCAGCACAAGGGTATCAACTTTTTTACGATCAGAAAGACCCAAAAAGTGACCCATGATGATGACTCTGTTTAA
- the HIT1 gene encoding Hit1p (similar to Saccharomyces cerevisiae HIT1 (YJR055W); ancestral locus Anc_1.499): MNQEKCGICHEEAAKYRCPKCSVKYCSLACYKDTERHNDEQKETIKEASPIEEEKSELTIELTPELRELLRYNTVKFHLAKVYRILKADSGDTRDPSSSMTTDMKRQLAIDYLNTLRVGGIHHNEAIEEFCVHALDFIEKARVNDT; this comes from the coding sequence ATGAACCAGGAGAAGTGTGGGATATGTCATGAAGAAGCAGCGAAGTATAGATGTCCCAAATGCTCCGTGAAATACTGCTCTTTGGCTTGCTATAAGGACACCGAGAGACACAACGATGAGCAGAAAGAAACCATAAAAGAAGCCTCGCCCATCGAGGAGGAGAAGTCTGAACTAACAATAGAACTGACCCCAGAGCTACGCGAGTTATTAAGGTATAATActgtgaaatttcatttaGCGAAGGTTTACAGAATACTGAAAGCCGATTCCGGGGATACTCGAGATCCATCATCTAGCATGACTACTGATATGAAACGACAGCTAGCTATCGATTACCTGAATACGCTTAGAGTTGGGGGGATCCATCATAATGAGgcaattgaagagttttgCGTGCATGCATTGgactttattgaaaaagcGAGAGTCAATGATACTTAA
- the RSE1 gene encoding U2 snRNP complex subunit RSE1 (similar to Saccharomyces cerevisiae RSE1 (YML049C); ancestral locus Anc_1.497) — MLVQESDLYLYHLTLKRQTNYVNSCIGHFIDREQDNKRSKDLQLCIATETHIELYDVANGTLRRLIEIPIFATLTTIESFRIENSSVSLLAMTSDSGNLTIAQFHRPSLNRIALKTVLNQPMTRSQVRRVSPISYMTVDPYGRCLLLSAIEKNKLCFVLNTNNDGSLVIQSPLEAIRPDVITLDITSCDVQYDNPCFAALEIDANNYHLVFYILDLSLNHIVKKAEYKVNSEANFIMGIPALSKYKINCVSNTDEINPFVLVGFENYLMVKDMNGFFSLKVPLPNRNGQKATIISGALQTLKKSFFILLQSNFGDLYKLTIEPDGNDRDKPLVSISYFDTIFQAEKLHIFKNGYLFANSELGDSYLFQFDSLGDDSEKITSADPGKQLRFEPTETLNNLSIVSTKKNLNPLLSTQVTNSNPLTIAANSTRILTNGVRFEDDISSPLPPGAENIWTIKVPGESIHKLLFLGFPKSTMILEIESGTLEEMNSLKNPFKVKGDKSLYVAAMTDQYIIQVCENELRQVVSDKDGFTCNLKWFPPAGIRIVCATSSETQLSIGLSNCEIVYFEITSGSLHESQNKIELDEPITSISMVRSKRSDYLAVGSNDSTVKLISLKRSDMDEFMEIVSIQTVLAPVTDLKLIQDSNLELHIGLENGVYCRSMVNNNDGQLYDVRTKFLGPRPVTLSCLGSISLEQSSEDEDIEEDEEEKEEGKQASTSQNLRPAVLLHCTKTWISYTKTPLLYVRPILSGSNNLTKVCEFIADESSLNGCCAISSSGSLMIGKLKDFSTQEEWFQVEDVSVDGSKAAHHIDGESDEEEDQDVRLGVHPYDKPILLAFQEDKRLLLNIECSRREGKGFRVSISRGGEIYTLPQGDEVFKVMEGIDVVTASLAKFSGSTDHLVLSTRDGYLTTFVVSVDKKGKTFDFRLLHKTLIEDQVTCMIPFSDKLLVPIFGSLVLFGLGKKQLLKQSFSETTPSITKITALANWKNQRVAVGDIRESVTLFLLDKSKNAFLPIADDIVKRHVTTLAFLDVSTILGGDKFGNIWTLRLQSENEKTLSQCFPHAIERLQQLPPMKKYAPNIMECPFKLTLTNMFYVNDIPMNIHILESLQMSDRPAIMYSGLQGTIGCLTPLLSRAEISNFKTIESMMSEADERFYLKSESEVVHDDSLKEDSEFELSNKSQGDVPEGSYSIVDRDHLRYRSYYAPVRNIVDGDLCERFIDLSYTAQKFLCAESKTLNPDTIIKIINDIRTNCM, encoded by the coding sequence ATGCTTGTTCAGGAATCGGACCTCTACCTGTACCATTTGACGTTGAAGCGGCAAACCAACTATGTTAACTCTTGCATTGGACATTTCATCGACAGGGAGCAGGACAATAAACGTTCAAAAGATCTACAACTTTGTATCGCCACTGAAACCCACATAGAGCTATACGATGTTGCAAATGGGACCTTAAGGAGGCTAATCGAAATACCGATATTTGCTACATTAACTACAATAGAATCCTTTCGAATCGAGAACTCGAGCGTGTCTCTGTTAGCGATGACATCTGATTCAGGGAACCTCACAATTGCTCAGTTCCATAGGCCTTCTTTGAACAGGATTGCCCTTAAAACTGTGCTCAATCAACCGATGACGAGGTCTCAGGTTCGAAGGGTGTCGCCGATTTCTTACATGACCGTTGATCCGTACGGTAGATGCCTTCTGCTTTCAGCAattgagaagaacaagctTTGCTTTGTCTTGAACACTAATAATGATGGATCTCTGGTGATTCAGTCGCCCTTGGAAGCAATAAGACCGGATGTTATAACTTTGGATATCACCTCATGCGATGTTCAGTACGATAATCCATGTTTTGCGGCTTTGGAAATTGATGCAAACAATTATCACTTGGTATTCTACATCCTGGATTTAAGTTTGAATCACATTGTGAAGAAGGCTGAGTACAAGGTAAATTCCGAGGCCAACTTTATCATGGGTATTCCTGCTCTATCGAAGTACAAGATTAATTGTGTCTCCAACACAGATGAAATCAATCCCTTTGTACTCGTTGGTTTCGAAAACTATCTAATGGTCAAGGATATGAATGGATTTTTCAGCCTGAAGGTCCCTCTACCGAACCGTAATGGTCAGAAGGCAACAATAATTTCTGGGGCAttgcaaactttgaagaaaagcttcttTATACTTCTAcaatcaaattttggagaTTTGTACAAGCTCACGATCGAACCCGATGGGAACGATAGAGATAAACCACTGGTTTCTATCTCTTACTTTGATACCATTTTCCAAGCAGAAAAGTTACACATTTTCAAAAACGGATATTTATTTGCTAATTCAGAACTGGGTGATAGCTACttgtttcaatttgatagtTTGGGGGATGATAGCGAAAAGATTACATCTGCTGATCCTGGCAAACAATTGAGATTTGAGCCCACCGAAACGTTGAATAACCTGAGTATCGTCTCGACTAAAAAAAATCTCAATCCTTTATTATCGACTCAGGTGACAAATTCGAATCCACTCACTATAGCGGCAAACTCAACTAGGATTTTGACTAATGGTGTGAGATTCGAAGATGATATCTCCTCGCCATTACCGCCAGGTGCTGAAAATATCTGGACTATAAAAGTTCCTGGTGAGTCAATTCATAAGTTGTTGTTTTTAGGGTTCCCAAAATCAACAATGATTCTTGAGATCGAGAGTGGTACCCTTGAAGAGATGAAcagtttgaaaaatccattCAAAGTGAAAGGCGATAAGTCGCTATATGTCGCGGCAATGACAGACCAGTATATCATACAAGTCTGCGAAAATGAGCTGCGACAAGTCGTCTCAGACAAAGATGGCTTCACTTGCAACTTAAAATGGTTTCCGCCTGCAGGTATTCGAATAGTTTGTGCCACCAGCTCAGAAACCCAGCTTTCGATCGGATTATCAAATTGTGAAATTGTATACTTCGAAATCACCTCTGGTTCATTACATGAGTCGCAAAATAAAATTGAACTAGATGAACCCATCACTAGTATCTCGATGGTCAGGTCAAAAAGAAGCGATTACCTTGCTGTCGGTAGCAATGATTCTACTGTAAAgttgatctctttgaagaggTCTGACATGGATGAGTTCATGGAAATCGTGTCAATACAAACTGTATTAGCACCTGTCACCGACCTGAAGCTCATACAAGACAGTAATTTGGAATTACACATTGGCCTGGAGAATGGTGTTTACTGCAGATCCATGGTTAATAACAACGATGGACAGCTGTACGATGTTAGAACGAAATTTCTGGGACCTAGACCAGTGACTCTCTCATGCCTTGGATCAATATCATTGGAACAATCTtctgaggatgaagacattgaagaagacgaagaggaaaaggaagaaggcAAACAGGCTTCTACCTCTCAAAACTTGAGGCCAGCTGTTCTACTTCACTGTACAAAAACATGGATTAGTTATACCAAAACTCCATTGCTCTACGTCCGACCAATCTTGTCGGGGTCGAACAACTTGACAAAAGTTTGTGAATTTATCGCTGATGAATCAAGCCTTAACGGTTGCTGCGCAATAAGCTCGTCAGGCTCCTTGATGATTGGTAAGCTTAAGGATTTTTCGACCCAGGAGGAATGGTTCCAAGTGGAAGATGTCAGCGTTGATGGGAGCAAGGCTGCGCATCATATTGATGGTGAGtcagacgaagaagaggatcaaGATGTAAGACTCGGAGTACACCCGTATGATAAGCCAATACTACTCGCGtttcaagaagataaaAGACTCCTTTTAAACATCGAATGTTCTAGGAGAGAGGGCAAGGGATTTCGAGTCAGTATTAGCAGAGGTGGAGAAATTTATACTCTTCCCCAAGGAGACGAAGTTTTTAAAGTCATGGAAGGAATAGATGTTGTCACAGCATCACTGGCGAAGTTTTCTGGTAGCACAGATCATCTTGTTTTGTCAACAAGAGACGGATACCTCACAACCTTCGTAGTCTCTGTCGATAAGAAAGGTAAAACGTTTGATTTTAGGTTACTTCATAAGACGttgattgaagatcaagtAACCTGTATGATTCCCTTCTCAGATAAGTTGCTTGTGCCGATTTTTGGGAGTTTGGTCCTGTTTGGTTTGGGGAAAAAGCAGCTACTGAAACAATCTTTTTCAGAAACGACACCTTCCATTACTAAGATCACCGCCCTTGCTAATTGGAAGAATCAGCGAGTTGCTGTTGGGGACATTCGCGAGTCAGTCACTCTTTTTCTGCTGGACAAGTCTAAAAATGCATTTTTACCCATCGCTGACGACATAGTCAAAAGACATGTAACTACGTTAGCCTTTTTAGATGTTTCAACCATTTTGGGCGGCGACAAGTTTGGCAACATATGGACACTGAGATTACAGAGTGAGAATGAGAAAACATTATCCCAATGCTTTCCACACGCAATAGAAAGATTACAACAGCTTCCTCCAATGAAGAAATATGCTCCGAATATCATGGAATGCCCTTTCAAACTTACCTTGACGAACATGTTCTACGTTAACGACATTCCTATGAATATTCATATATTGGAGTCTTTGCAAATGTCTGATAGACCAGCCATTATGTATTCTGGACTACAAGGAACGATTGGCTGCTTAACCCCATTATTATCTAGGGCAGAAATCAGTAACTTCAAAACTATTGAGAGTATGATGAGCGAGGCAGATGAAAGGttttatttgaaaagtgaGAGCGAAGTAGTTCATGATGATTCGTTGAAGGAGGATTCAGAGTTCGAACTATCTAACAAAAGTCAAGGCGACGTTCCCGAGGGATCCTATTCCATTGTTGACAGAGATCATCTAAGATACAGAAGCTATTATGCGCCAGTACGCAACATAGTTGATGGTGACCTTTGTGAAAGATTTATCGACTTATCATATACAGCGCAAAAGTTCCTTTGCGCAGAATCCAAAACACTAAACCCTGATACGATAATCAAGATCATAAATGATATTAGGACTAATTGCATGTAA
- the TDEL0F00650 gene encoding uncharacterized protein (similar to Saccharomyces cerevisiae YJR054W and PRM6 (YML047C); ancestral locus Anc_1.495) yields MIFRNEWKYSINAKTFDNVDPSLFRNFRFCTLFNYIVWSWGLTLLKVALFVSDVYTCIKLLAYNPWSNNIIQPYLPFRISKWLFSGCILASIVLLIWETISGIRIYRTRNIALTYINDFSRTAYSLSNYNFFCVLNKISPTGAYQKVAFYTFFEIKSCIRLLFTDTPRQVINGLTLWSVLVTVKPNSSLGDLESFDGLIAKIRTIAQTNHEEAVLLSFMLFSFIIWAFFISRLVLALLCSVYVYYKLINKHRHSGLREFVCVTISRNIDALVERRRKKLANLSNKSTATFEEYQYAFNNDSSAELLKQHPTFSRTSTNDLEAQKEKIEDDFNETTKPVEVTSAIKDSFEPVVMESVQPLMSTESLVRPRPPPISTKHSFESEKICTPTRAHTRIPFPQRNDSLLERRERIANEDYEHYTRGNK; encoded by the coding sequence ATGATTTTCAGAAACGAGTGGAAGTACTCGATTAATGCTAAGACATTTGATAATGTCGATCCCTCGCTTTTTCGGAACTTCAGGTTTTGCACTTTATTCAACTACATCGTTTGGTCATGGGGACTTACTTTGCTGAAGGTTGCTTTGTTTGTTTCCGACGTTTACACCTGCATAAAGCTACTGGCATACAATCCATGGTCTAATAATATCATTCAGCCGTACTTACCATTCCGCATATCCAAATGGCTTTTCAGTGGATGTATCTTAGCTTCGATCGTACTCTTAATATGGGAAACTATTAGTGGCATCAGGATTTATCGTACGAGAAATATTGCATTAACTTACATCAACGATTTCTCGAGAACAGCATACTCATTGTCCAATTATAACTTTTTTTGCGTATTGAATAAGATATCACCTACTGGTGCGTATCAAAAGGTTGCATTTTATACATTTTTTGAGATAAAGAGTTGCATTCGGCTTTTATTTACAGATACCCCAAGGCAGGTCATAAATGGACTCACATTGTGGTCTGTACTTGTCACAGTTAAGCCAAATTCAAGTCTTGGTGATCTCGAATCTTTTGATGGGTTAATCGCCAAGATTAGGACTATCGCTCAAACAAATCATGAAGAAGCTGTGCTGTTATCGTTTATGTTATTCTCTTTTATCATTTGGGCATTTTTCATTTCCAGACTTGTCTTAGCCCTCTTATGTTCCGTGTATGTTTATTACAAGCTCATCAACAAGCATAGGCACAGTGGATTGAGAGAATTTGTGTGTGTTACGATCAGTCGTAATATCGATGCTTTGGTCGagagaaggaggaagaaactAGCCAATTTATCGAACAAATCGACTGCTACTTTCGAAGAATACCAATATGCATTCAACAACGATTCGAGTGCGGAATTACTCAAGCAACATCCAACTTTCAGCAGAACGAGCACGAACGATCTCGAGGCTCAAAAGGAGAAAATCGAGGACGACTTTAATGAAACGACCAAACCAGTTGAAGTCACTTCCGCTATCAAGGACAGTTTCGAGCCAGTAGTCATGGAGTCTGTTCAGCCACTAATGTCGACGGAAAGTTTAGTGAGACCGAGACCTCCACCAATTTCAACGAAACACAGCTTCGAAAGCGAAAAAATATGCACGCCCACAAGGGCTCACACAAGGATCCCATTTCCACAAAGGAATGATAGTTTGCTGGAAAGAAGGGAGAGGATAGCTAATGAAGATTACGAGCACTACACTCGAGGAAATAAATAA
- the TDEL0F00590 gene encoding uncharacterized protein (similar to Saccharomyces cerevisiae YJR056C; ancestral locus Anc_1.502), which yields MEKLNSLGSSLPPERPPTDQAIESLSGELSQEFKIAANAVTKLYRVANERNSLLKHRGYLHCIEDLLALMREEPALSVEDIHLWCLRQRGELLPSHQTTGNNTDQGKNSGSPRYDFHFDNSTTKSSGSEVPHFRLSTPPLSVEHTNVQSKSKKTRWNVKKHQNWKNNNHTTKETDYSSISSPEQDINDRQRRAIAHPGSTKKQKVVTTTHPSTRRVE from the coding sequence ATGGAGAAACTGAACTCATTGGGATCCAGTTTACCACCTGAAAGGCCCCCAACTGATCAGGCAATCGAGTCGTTGAGCGGAGAGCTCTCGCAAGAGTTCAAAATAGCCGCCAACGCGGTTACAAAACTATACCGGGTCGCGAATGAGAGGAATTCTCTGCTCAAACATCGAGGGTATCTCCATTGTATAGAAGATCTGCTCGCCTTGATGCGTGAAGAACCGGCTTTGTCGGTCGAAGATATCCATCTGTGGTGTCTTCGACAGAGAGGCGAATTACTACCCTCGCATCAAACTACGGGGAACAACACAGACCAAGGCAAGAATTCTGGATCTCCACGTTATGACTTTCATTTCGATAATTCAACCACGAAAAGCAGTGGTTCCGAGGTTCCTCATTTTAGGTTGTCTACACCGCCTTTGAGCGTGGAACATACGAATGTTCAATCCAAGTCAAAAAAGACAAGATGGAACGTCAAGAAGCACcagaattggaagaacAATAATCATACGACCAAGGAAACGGATTATTCctcaatttcatcaccagaGCAAGACATCAATGATCgtcaaagaagagccatTGCTCATCCAGGCTCGACGAAGAAGCAAAAAGTGGTGACGACAACGCATCCAAGTACTAGAAGAGTTGAATAA
- the GSF2 gene encoding Gsf2p (similar to Saccharomyces cerevisiae GSF2 (YML048W); ancestral locus Anc_1.496), with amino-acid sequence MEVYVRLNNDVERDFAFQVDSEDTINSKIARVFLKGGEGVSDIIVLRPTIFHKKLPTGYSKSMHPGYMTEGGCLIFDYDADLKQYKQKLDPEKKLMDQLWPGQLILPEWERSTTNIIIYVALMLVWLYTDLPDVISPTPGISLTNQLSRIAIPILEHFELGHVADRLKMEIQVNYTGLAAQWLFFVVHILKIAVLTMFFTTAMVNPISFNPAVLYKIRNIQLTDPKLRSLLRSLGWVGARRGTYDEYQGNLYSYIMKKYGDPAKAFRAGMIKVAAAPGFPLGEGEGFQTPLAQRLTGSTFKTIKDEGKFVLSEEYFIQLEDDLKKKLDACQGDIGEMNNEIRRFRRFGFLNQVKN; translated from the coding sequence ATGGAAGTTTACGTTAGACTCAACaatgatgttgaaagagattttgCATTCCAAGTAGATTCGGAGGATACGATCAATTCTAAGATCGCTAGGGTCTTCCTCAAGGGTGGCGAAGGTGTTTCTGATATAATTGTGTTGAGACCAACGATATTTCATAAGAAATTACCAACTGGGTACTCTAAGTCAATGCATCCAGGCTACATGACAGAGGGTGGGTGCTTGATTTTCGATTACGATGCCGATCTAAAGCAGTACAAACAAAAGTTAGACCctgaaaagaaattgatggatCAACTATGGCCCGGTCAATTAATCTTGCCTGAATGGGAAAGATCAACGAccaacatcatcatttaTGTCGCTCTAATGTTGGTTTGGTTGTACACCGATTTGCCCGACGTTATCTCGCCAACGCCTGGTATCTCTTTGACTAACCAGTTGTCCCGTATTGCAATCCCAATCTTGGAACATTTCGAGTTGGGACACGTCGCTGATCGTTTAAAGATGGAGATCCAGGTGAACTACACGGGTCTGGCCGCTCAATGGTTGTTCTTCGTGGTCCACATCTTGAAGATCGCAGTCTTAACCATGTTCTTCACCACCGCTATGGTCAACCCAATTAGTTTCAACCCAGCTGTTCTTTACAAGATCAGAAACATACAATTGACGGACCCCAAATTGAGAAGTTTACTACGTTCTTTGGGTTGGGTCGGCGCCAGAAGAGGTACTTATGATGAGTACCAAGGCAATCTCTACAGCTACATCATGAAGAAGTACGGAGATCCAGCAAAGGCTTTTAGAGCTGGTATGATCAAGGTCGCTGCAGCTCCAGGATTTCCTCTCGGTGAAGGTGAGGGTTTTCAAACCCCACTGGCCCAAAGGCTTACTGGTAGTACGTTCAAGACAATAAAGGATGAAGGAAAATTTGTTCTCAGTGAGGAGTATTTTATTCAActtgaggatgatttgaagaagaagttggacGCATGTCAAGGCGACATCGGTGAAATGAACAATGAGATCAGAAGGTTCAGAAGGTTTGGTTTTTTGAACCAGGTGAAGAATTAA
- the AIM32 gene encoding Aim32p (similar to Saccharomyces cerevisiae YML050W; ancestral locus Anc_1.498) gives MLRQTGLLSKQRAYFHRQYQFVESVFASDQTVTSQCECYSKEVNSNLGQDKQLDIKIEIPKKIPEYKKHVLVVSPRDRSVEDTEWKSSWQSKLELNPRWPYSIIGSLKEHLKHSNAGSGILVNAISLISGEFAPLEPSDEQVASIFVLPDMKLYRVSKGEISDFAHFLGGGVSEESRNKHLNFYDFLKGANNAQVNPKPSRSESVKPHFDHEVLEKDWLLICGHLQRDHRCGIIAEDCIKEIKTKGLCADRNIAVISHIGGHKYAGNIILYNHEKSSDDSKKLIDCLWFSKVLPPTLSILLENLENGKIPKELFRGGVSMN, from the coding sequence ATGCTCCGTCAAACTGGTCTGCTTTCCAAACAAAGAGCCTATTTTCACAGGCAGTATCAATTCGTCGAATCGGTCTTTGCATCAGATCAAACTGTGACTTCACAATGCGAGTGCTACTCTAAGGAGGTAAACTCCAATCTAGGTCAGGATAAACAACTAGACATCAAAATTGAGATTCCTAAAAAAATCCCCGAGTATAAGAAGCATGTTTTAGTGGTATCTCCTCGGGACCGAAGTGTTGAAGATACCGAATGGAAGTCCTCATGGCAAAGCAAGCTGGAATTGAACCCCAGGTGGCCCTATTCGATAAttggatctttgaaagaacatTTAAAACACTCGAACGCTGGTTCAGGAATTCTAGTGAATGCAATCTCACTGATAAGCGGTGAGTTCGCACCGCTCGAACCAAGTGATGAACAGGTCGCAAGTATATTTGTTTTACCTGATATGAAACTATACAGAGTGTCAAAAGGTGAGATAAGTGATTTCGCTCATTTCTTGGGTGGTGGTGTGTCAGAGGAATCACGAAACAAACACTTGAATTTCTATGACTTTTTGAAAGGAGCTAATAATGCACAAGTGAACCCTAAACCTAGCCGCTCGGAGTCGGTAAAACCACATTTCGATCATGAAGTGCTCGAGAAAGATTGGCTGCTAATTTGTGGCCATCTTCAGCGTGATCACAGGTGTGGAATCATTGCGGAAGATtgtatcaaagaaatcaaaacTAAGGGTCTCTGTGCCGATAGGAATATTGCAGTAATCTCACATATTGGAGGGCACAAATATGCAGGCAACATTATCCTGTACAACCATGAGAAGTCATCCGATGACTCGAAGAAACTTATTGATTGTTTATGGTTCAGTAAAGTACTGCCTCCAACCCTCTCAATCTTACTAGAGAACTTAGAAAATGGGAAAATACCAAAGGAGCTTTTCCGTGGTGGTGTATCTATGAATTAA